The sequence GAGGCTGCCCGACCAGGGTTCGTTGCGGTCCGCCGTCGGTATCTCGAGCGCCATCGAGGGTTGCACATTGGTCTTCCGTGCGCGTGAGGGGTAGCGAGTCCGGTCGTCTACGAGGCGCCGTCCGCCGTTGACAGACCTGCCGTCCGTGAAGCACAACCTCGCGCATCTCGCGCCCGCCGGCGCGACCAGGTTATGGACGCGCAGCCGGAAATCCGCTGTCCGTCGTGCGGTCATCGGAACCGCTCGGACCGCCGCTACTGCGCGGCCTGCGGCGGCCACCTCGGCCAGGCGTGCTCCTCGTGCGGCACTCGCAACAACCCGGAAGAGAAGTTCTGCGGTGCGTGCGGCGCCGCGCTCAGCGGGGCGGCGGCAGAGGGCGAGCGTCGGCAGCTCACCGTTCTGTTCTGCGACCTCGTCGGCTCAACCGCCCTCGCCGGTCAACTCGACCCCGAGGATTGGCGCGAGGTGATGACCCGCTACCAGCACGCTGCCGCCGAGACGATCACCCGTTTCGGCGGCCACGTCGCCAAGTACCTGGGTGACGGTCTGCTCGCCTACTTTAGCTACCCCCAGGCCCACGAGGACGACCCTGAGCGCGCCGTGCGTGCGGGGCTCGCCCTCCTCGACACAGTGGCCGAGCTGAACCACCGGCTCGAGCCGATCCATGGTGTGCAGTTGGCGGTGCGGATCGGGATGCATACGGGGCCGGTCGTCATCGGCGAGGGCGCGGCGGCGGGGGCAGAGGTGTTCGGCGACACGCCGAACGTGGCCGCGCGGGTGCAGACGCTCGCCGAGCCGAACACGGTGCTCATTACCGAGACGACCCATCGCCTGGTCGCGGGCCGGTTCATCGTCGAGGCCAAGGGAGCACCGGCGCTGAAGGGGGTGCGGACGCCCGTGGCCGTGTACCGCGTCGTGCAGGCGAGCGGCGTGCGGAGCCGGCTCGCCGCCGCGGCGGCGCGGGGGCTAACGCCCTTCGTTGGCCGCGAGCACGAGCGCCGACTCCTACGCGAGCGCTTCGAGCAAGCACGCGAGGGCAAGGGCCAGGTGGTGATGATTGTCGGCGAGCCGGGGATCGGCAAGTCGCGCTTGGCGCAGGTGCTGCACGAGGATCTCGCCGGGGTGCCACACATATGGCTCGAGTCGGGCGGGGCGCTGTACTTCGCGAACACACCCTTCTACGCCGTGATCGGACTGCTCGGGCAGATCTTCCTCTCCGGCGCCAGGGCCGACGACTCTCCCGAGGACCGGGTGGCAGCACTGGAGCGGGCGCTCGAGGCCGCGGGGCTAAGTCTCCCCGAGGCGCTCCCGCTTGTGGCCCCGCTGCTCGACCTGCCGATCCCGACGGGCTACCCGCCGGTGCTTGCGGTCCCCGAGGTTGCGCGGAAGCGGCTGCTGGCGACGCTCGCGAGCTGGGTCTTCGGCGCAGCACGCCTCCAGCTAATGGTAATCCTGCTCGAAGACCTGCAGTGGGTAGACCCCTCGACCCTCGAGCTCCAGCGGTTCCTCGTCGAGCAGGCGACGACGGCGCCGTTGCTCCTTCTCTACACGGCGCGGCTGGAGTTCAAGGCACCGTGGGCACTGCGGGCACATCACACCCAACTCACCCTAAATCGCCTCCCGCGCCGGCATGTGCGGGAGGTGGTGGCGAACGTGGCGGCGCCGGCGGCACTCCCGGCGGAGGTGGTCAACGCCGTGGTTGCTCGCACCGACGGCGTGCCCCTCTTCGTCGAGGAGCTTACGAAGGCCGCGGTGGAGGCGGGTGCCCAGGGACTCAGAGGGATCCCGGCCACGCTCGCGGACTCGCTGATGGCGCGGCTCGATCGCCTGGGGATCGCCAAGCAGGTGGCACAAGTCGGCGCCGTGCTCGGCCGGGAGTTTAGCTTCGGGCTGCTGCGCGCGGTGCACCCGGTGCCCGCGGACAACCTCGAGGACGCGCTCGAGAAGCTGGTGGACGCGAAGCTGCTTTACGCCCGAGGGGTTCCCCCGGACGCGACCTTTATCTTCAAGCACACCCTTGTTCAGGAGACGGCGTACGCATCGCTTCTCAAGACCCGGCGGCGCCAGCTGCACGGGCTGGCGGCAAAGGCGCTGACGGAACGGTTCGCGGAGATCGCCGAAGAGCAGCCCGAGCTGCTGGCGCATCACTATACCGAGGCGGGAGAGGCGGAGCGCGCGGCAGAGGAGTGGCAACGGGCAGGGACGCGGACGCTCGACCGTGGGGCGCTGAGAGAGGCGGAGCAGCATGTGCGACGCGGTCTCGACGTGCTCGCGACTCTGCCAGACGGGCCCCAGCGCGACGAGAGGGAGTTCCGGCTACAGCTCCTACTCGGGCAAGCACTCGCGATGACCAAGTTCGCGGCGCCCGAGACAGCGGCGGCCTGGGAGCGGGCGCGGGTGCTCGGCGAGCGGGTCACGGACTCGACGCAAGGAGTCTTTCTGCTGATGGGTCTCTGGGGACCGGCCCTCACGAGCGAGGGCCCTGCGGCCGCCTGGCCGCTCGCGGAGCAAGTGCTCGCCGCGGCTGAGCGCGCGGCGCTCCAGCCGTTGGAGGCGTGGGCGCACTTCGCGCAGTTTGTGACGCGGCACCACGCGGGTGACCTCACGGGCGCCGCGGCACATCTGGCTCGCGCGCTCGCGCTTTGCGACGAGGCGACTGCCTCCCTGGTGCCGTTCGATCCACGGCTCGATCCACGGCTCGTAACCCTCTGCAACGGAGCCATTCTGGCATGGCACCTGGGACTCGCCGACCAGGCCCGGGCGCACGCTCGGAAGGGCCTGGAGCTGGCGGAGCGGGCGCCGGGGGTAACCGGCCGGCCGTTTGCCGAGCGAGCGGCAGCGTTACTGCACACGCT is a genomic window of Deltaproteobacteria bacterium containing:
- a CDS encoding adenylate cyclase, which gives rise to MDAQPEIRCPSCGHRNRSDRRYCAACGGHLGQACSSCGTRNNPEEKFCGACGAALSGAAAEGERRQLTVLFCDLVGSTALAGQLDPEDWREVMTRYQHAAAETITRFGGHVAKYLGDGLLAYFSYPQAHEDDPERAVRAGLALLDTVAELNHRLEPIHGVQLAVRIGMHTGPVVIGEGAAAGAEVFGDTPNVAARVQTLAEPNTVLITETTHRLVAGRFIVEAKGAPALKGVRTPVAVYRVVQASGVRSRLAAAAARGLTPFVGREHERRLLRERFEQAREGKGQVVMIVGEPGIGKSRLAQVLHEDLAGVPHIWLESGGALYFANTPFYAVIGLLGQIFLSGARADDSPEDRVAALERALEAAGLSLPEALPLVAPLLDLPIPTGYPPVLAVPEVARKRLLATLASWVFGAARLQLMVILLEDLQWVDPSTLELQRFLVEQATTAPLLLLYTARLEFKAPWALRAHHTQLTLNRLPRRHVREVVANVAAPAALPAEVVNAVVARTDGVPLFVEELTKAAVEAGAQGLRGIPATLADSLMARLDRLGIAKQVAQVGAVLGREFSFGLLRAVHPVPADNLEDALEKLVDAKLLYARGVPPDATFIFKHTLVQETAYASLLKTRRRQLHGLAAKALTERFAEIAEEQPELLAHHYTEAGEAERAAEEWQRAGTRTLDRGALREAEQHVRRGLDVLATLPDGPQRDEREFRLQLLLGQALAMTKFAAPETAAAWERARVLGERVTDSTQGVFLLMGLWGPALTSEGPAAAWPLAEQVLAAAERAALQPLEAWAHFAQFVTRHHAGDLTGAAAHLARALALCDEATASLVPFDPRLDPRLVTLCNGAILAWHLGLADQARAHARKGLELAERAPGVTGRPFAERAAALLHTLLREPAAALEHATRAIAKGSEQPSLVAEAMMIRGWALAEEGQPDEGVAAVREGLGRMVAAKARLLLEHYLGLLADAHARAGQVGDALAALTEAEGAMPGEDVWRADTLRRRGELLALRGADPAEIEATFGDALAMANRQGAKAYELRVATCFGRWLCRNGRAAEARALLAPLYAWFTEGFDTRDLVEAKALLEELG